From a single Brettanomyces bruxellensis chromosome 7, complete sequence genomic region:
- a CDS encoding uncharacterized protein (BUSCO:EOG09260KM4) encodes MPIHLGLTRVLKLLKALGNPHLTGNFKAIHVAGTNGKGSICNYLSHILTASNITNGRFTSPHLLTRSDSIQINNIPIDPKVFQTFENQVIDTDRRFSIGCTEFELLTCVAFEVFKEKKVEIAIFEVGVGGRLDATNVLQSSNLLCTGVAKIGMDHQKLLGNTIEEIATQKLGIMKQGIPCVIDGTNVPAVLELARKRASELHSKLYEALIDSQTKYRFGLYGDFKTPLHGKYQQNNLSVALRLLDIARGQGFANITKDTIAKGLEETKWPGRLDEFDLRLPGGNSLPVLLDGAHNINAVTELIQYLDESYRVRHGGKYNSLIYVMAVKKDKNIKTLFKKLFKPNDNIIFTTFNENIEGMPWVRCTQPKLLKEEAAGTSNTIVLKPTLNDALDEAYNQHFKTGKDVVICGSLYLVSDVLRYHVANGGVISGYK; translated from the coding sequence ATGCCTATCCATCTCGGCTTGACAAGGGTGTTAAAACTTCTTAAAGCATTGGGAAATCCACACTTGACTGGAAATTTCAAAGCAATACATGTGGCTGGTACAAACGGTAAAGGCTCTATTTGTAATTATCTCTCGCATATCTTAACGGCAAGTAATATTACTAATGGACGATTCACAtctcctcatcttcttACTAGAAGTGACTCGATTCAGATCAATAATATTCCGATAGATCCCAAAGTTTTTCAAACATTTGAGAACCAGGTAATAGATACAGACAGACGATTCAGTATTGGTTGTACTGAATTTGAACTTCTGACATGTGTTGCTTTTGAAGTTTtcaaggagaaaaaggttGAGATAGCCATATTTGAAGTTGGTGTCGGCGGAAGATTAGATGCTACAAACGTTCTTCAATCTTCTAATTTACTGTGTACTGGTGTGGCCAAGATTGGTATGGATCACCAAAAGCTGTTGGGCAATACTATTGAAGAAATAGCTACTCAAAAGCTTGGAATCATGAAGCAAGGTATTCCTTGTGTTATTGACGGCACAAACGTTCCAGCCGTGCTAGAATTGGCACGGAAAAGAGCTTCGGAATTGCACAGTAAACTTTATGAAGCTTTAATCGACTCTCAGACAAAATACAGGTTTGGCCTGTACGGCGACTTTAAGACTCCACTTCATGGAAAGTATCAGCAGAACAATCTTTCTGTGGCATTAAGGCTTCTCGACATAGCCAGAGGACAGGGCTTTGCGAACATTACAAAAGATACAATCGCGAAGGGTTTGGAGGAGACCAAATGGCCAGGAAGATTGGATGAATTTGATTTAAGGCTTCCAGGTGGAAATTCTTTACCTGTTCTTCTTGATGGAGCCCACAATATTAATGCAGTCACAGAATTAATACAATATCTTGACGAGAGCTATAGGGTAAGACATGGTGGTAAATATAACAGTCTTATTTATGTTATGGCTGTGAAAAAGGACAAGAATATCAAGACATTGTTTAAGAAACTTTTCAAGCCAAATGATAATATCATATTCACCACATTTAACGAAAATATTGAGGGGATGCCTTGGGTCCGTTGTACACAGCCTAAGCTtcttaaagaagaagctgcGGGTACATCCAATACGATTGTGTTAAAGCCAACCTTGAATGATGCATTAGATGAAGCCTACAACCAACATTTTAAGACAGGTAAGGATGTCGTGATATGTGGAAGTTTGTATTTGGTTTCGGATGTGCTAAGGTATCATGTAGCCAATGGCGGTGTTATAAgtggatataaataa
- a CDS encoding uncharacterized protein (BUSCO:EOG09261476), translating to MAGYKLKAFKGNNKKLLRRLTVKLFNEGFFNCYLSPQLFNLLSFILKSSDNQSIKSEVDEQKLAAWEALMDCNLFVEFLNDNATDVSKKRDKKSLSGVEHVNPDNGGDDSGEGDGNDDNADDDDDDVKMTMMNDESYYADGSVEEGRVLNSSVDNDLYLKPGFGSARNLCITLRYLLYEQAVDYFYDEFNNRDSKFHDFELLDEEHDANKDEKSAKNLHDLSKSSEDNVSNTVNDADDDNYDDDSPKIERGDVSSEDDDYDDDDDGDEDNTKDNNNDNSAKVISTGIPVGLNDKESEEDKSLNDENSKVDDENDVSSPKYIEPGSHGEMILKVPESVILSKPTYPSLPNSFSPADEAIGKVVHPILSTSSAIESSLEKQNELKLIKNFNKIYHGFDDDLQNIVKRRKLEKSNQQLGLESGESNSSKTDGKLDQSVSKLMSLGGAANLSLKNLLGRIEDNRSKLNITDIELKNLIMDVRKNRSKWANYNRIGQEELYEACEKVVTELRGYTEHSTPFLNRVSKREAPNYYEIIKKPMDLNTVMRKLRNFQYRSKKQFVDDLMLIWQNCLTYNTDPKHYLRVDAIAMQKKTQSLIPLIPDIVVRDRAEVEKEAALAAKQDKEEQDSEQETENSTRSGRAVGAVGTGSKQTAKKHRKGPTQEDNQEEVESKEKTAALDSKTEEETTTISATPVGTDTPSTAHDEKHLPINLTKSVSKVDSMTPAPASGASGTSPQNIDEENDELDEALEELRTERNEDDDDNDVIEDLEAATWKTLTANTRYKLCEARGKMFKGNKIDPNVESLYRDENQMANFMNYLTDNGDLVIHKNRYFDEHDDPYLIEYDVRGGVPPIKFRGVNFEQEENAMMEKLLGKGETLDSLPDSLLKVKIKGSNSVIMDNIKTMQQIRKTCFRINLIRQMQTSQFVHRSQMSAPDIKEINFNDIDPLSKLPTRDSLNGEVAFRSLQKSISAILMATGFEKTSPFCASLMTQLAEEHLGNLAKSMKLHEESNSINKMNIRGKSSTNIKNIVQMSLEENGIDKPDIIYTYYKEYLAKRNKKLKDLKTALEEFLKELLRPGLQDINETQFTDNSDQFMTGEFSEEIGDDFFGFRELGLDKEFGILSASVPLHLLHSRLSYQFNQLNNKRKKEKYDDFKEFMFPKLRKKDLPKQIGVLKHYYERLLTKSETMYAKQLRRHQQHIANGTADPNEKFVEYKDLNDLRIIEDDDLPIKQRNNRPKIPPNGKITQIKKKLIATSFFIDDQDKWVAEEKKKTQAHETTNTEKSYSSGQLDATSSVTDGKVSKENAGYSVIRKVANDDSLDNDRKESVETEQKDSNGILDTINEDGEDDNDEDEEKGDDKDIFTDASQGDIDDKDISSDKLKAEDIGDA from the coding sequence ATGGCCGGCTATAAACTCAAGGCATTCAAAGGAAATAATAAGAAGTTGCTGCGACGGTTGACCGTCAAACTCTTCAATGAAGGATTCTTTAATTGTTACCTTAGTCCACAATTGTTTAACCTCCTTAGCTTCATTTTGAAATCCTCCGATAATCAATCTATAAAGAGTGAAGTGGATGAGCAAAAACTTGCAGCATGGGAGGCATTAATGGACTGTAATCtttttgttgaatttttgaatgataATGCCACTGATGTCTCAAAAAAACGCGATAAAAAGTCCTTGTCCGGTGTTGAACATGTAAATCCGGATAATGGTGGTGATGATAGTGGTGAAGGTGATggtaatgatgataatgctgatgatgatgatgatgatgtcaAGATGACTATGATGAATGATGAATCATATTATGCTGATGGGAGTGTTGAAGAAGGTCGTGTTCTCAACAGTTCAGTTGACAATGATTTATACTTGAAGCCTGGATTTGGTTCCGCACGAAATCTTTGCATAACATTGCGATATCTTCTTTATGAACAGGctgttgattatttttatgaTGAGTTTAATAACAGAGATAGCAAGTTTCATGATTTTGAGTTGTTGGATGAAGAGCATGATGCtaataaagatgaaaaatctGCGAAGAATTTGCACGATTTGTCAAAATCTTCTGAAGACAATGTAAGCAATACTGTGAATGAtgcagatgatgataattaTGATGACGACAGTCCAAAAATTGAACGTGGTGATGTTTCttcagaagatgatgactatgatgatgatgatgatggtgatgaggATAATACAAAGgacaataataatgataattcAGCTAAGGTTATCTCTACAGGAATCCCAGTCGGACTTAATGATAAAGAATCGGAGGAAGATAAAAGCttaaatgatgaaaattcgAAAGTAGATGACGAAAATGATGTGTCTTCTCCTAAATATATTGAACCAGGTTCACATGGTGAAATGATATTAAAAGTTCCGGAAAGTGTGATATTATCCAAGCCAACTTATCCAAGTCTTCCGAACTCGTTTTCACCTGCAGATGAAGCAATTGGAAAAGTCGTTCATCCAATTCTCAGCACATCGTCTGCTATTGAATCAAGTCTTGAGAAGCAGAATGAGCTAAAGTTGATTAAGAACtttaacaaaatatatcatggttttgatgatgatctaCAAAATATAGTCAAGCGCCGGAAGCTTGAGAAGAGTAATCAGCAATTGGGGCTTGAGTCAGGTGAATCGAATTCAAGTAAAACGGATGGCAAACTTGATCAAAGTGTGAGTAAGCTTATGAGTCTAGGGGGAGCCGCTAACctttctttaaaaaatttattaGGAAGAATAGAGGATAACAGAAGCAAGCTTAATATTACAGACATAGAACTCAAAAACTTGATAATGGATGTTAGAAAGAATAGATCAAAATGGGCAAACTACAATAGAATTGGGCAAGAAGAGCTTTATGAAGCCTGTGAGAAAGTTGTCACTGAGTTGAGAGGTTATACCGAGCATTCCACGCCATTTCTAAACAGGGTCTCTAAAAGGGAAGCTCCTAATTATTATGAAATCATAAAGAAGCCAATGGACTTGAATACAGTAATGAGAAAGctgagaaattttcaatatagAAGCAAAAAGCAGTTTGTGGATGATTTGATGTTAATTTGGCAAAACTGTTTGACTTATAACACGGATCCAAAGCATTACCTTCGTGTTGATGCAATAGCTATGCAGAAGAAAACGCAGTCATTGATACCGTTGATTCCGGATATAGTGGTGAGAGATAGAGCTGaagtggaaaaagaagctgCATTGGCTGCAAAACAGGATAAGGAGGAACAAGATTCTGAGCAGGAAACAGAGAATTCTACAAGATCTGGTAGGGCTGTTGGGGCTGTTGGAACTGGAAGTAAGCAAACGGCCAAAAAGCATCGAAAAGGTCCAACCCAGGAAGACAATCAGGAAGAAGTAGAATCTAAAGAAAAGACAGCAGCTTTAGATTCAAAGACTGAAGAAGAAACGACAACGATTTCTGCTACACCAGTGGGAACAGATACCCCATCAACTGCACATGATGAAAAGCATTTACCAATAAATCTGACGAAAAGTGTATCTAAAGTCGATTCAATGACTCCTGCACCAGCATCTGGTGCTTCTGGAACTTCGCCtcaaaatattgatgaagaaaacgaTGAACTAGACGAAGCTTTGGAGGAACTTCGGACAGAAAggaatgaagatgatgacgatAATGATGTAATTGAGGATTTAGAGGCTGCCACGTGGAAAACTTTGACTGCGAATACCAGGTATAAGTTATGTGAGGCTAGAGGTAAGATGTTTAAAGGAAACAAAATTGATCCAAATGTGGAGTCGCTCTATAGAGACGAAAATCAGATGGCCAATTTCATGAACTATCTTACGGATAACGGCGATTTGGTGATTCACAAGAATAGATACTTTGATGAGCATGATGATCCCTATTTGATAGAATATGATGTTAGAGGTGGAGTGCCGCCCATTAAGTTTAGAGGTGTGAATTTTGAGCAGGAGGAAAATGCCATGATGGAAAAGCTACTGGGCAAAGGTGAAACTTTAGATTCTCTTCCAGACAGTTTGCTGAAAGTGAAGATCAAGGGCTCCAACAGTGTTATTATGGATAATATTAAGACTATGCAACAGATTCGAAAGACATGTTTTAGAATCAATCTTATCAGACAGATGCAAACCTCTCAATTTGTGCACCGGTCGCAAATGTCGGCACCAgatatcaaagaaattaattTCAATGATATTGATCCGCTCTCAAAGCTCCCAACCAGGGATTCGTTGAATGGTGAAGTTGCCTTCAGATCGTTACAGAAGTCTATTTCCGCAATACTCATGGCCACCGGATTTGAAAAAACAAGTCCTTTTTGTGCCTCTTTAATGACTCAACTTGCGGAAGAGCATCTTGGAAATCTCGCAAAATCGATGAAATTGCATGAAGAGTCCAATTCCATTAACAAGATGAATATTAGGGGTAAGTCTTCAACgaatatcaaaaatattgtcCAAATGTCTCTTGAGGAAAATGGCATTGATAAGCCAGATATAATATACACGTATTACAAGGAATATCTTGCTAAAAGGAACAAGAAACTCAAAGATCTCAAGACTGCTCTGGAAGAATTCTTGAAGGAATTGTTAAGACCTGGATTACAAGATATAAACGAAACGCAGTTCACTGATAATTCTGATCAGTTTATGACTGGTGAATTTTCCGAGGAGATTGGGGATGATTTCTTTGGTTTCAGAGAACTGGGATTGGATAAAGAATTTGGAATTCTTTCAGCTAGTGTTCCGTTGCATTTATTGCACTCGCGTCTTTCGTATCAGTTTAACCAATTGAACaataagagaaagaaagagaagtatGATGACTTCAAAGAGTTCATGTTTCCAAAGCTTCGGAAGAAAGATCTTCCAAAACAAATTGGCGTCCTTAAGCACTATTATGAACGATTGCTCACGAAAAGTGAAACTATGTACGCTAAGCAATTACGAAGACACCAGCAGCATATTGCCAATGGTACTGCAGATCCAAATGAAAAGTTTGTTGAATATAAAGATTTGAATGATTTGAGAATTattgaggatgatgatctACCGATTAAACAAAGGAATAATAGACCAAAAATTCCTCCTAATGGAAAGATTACGcagataaagaagaaactgATTGCTACTTCGTTCTTTATTGACGATCAAGACAAATGGGtagcagaagaaaagaagaagacgcAAGCGCATGAAACAACAAATACCGAAAAGTCATATAGTTCCGGCCAATTGGACGCAACATCAAGTGTGACCGATGGAAAGGTATCGAAGGAAAATGCCGGATATTCTGTAATTAGAAAAGTTGCTAATGATGATTCACTCGATAACGATCGTAAGGAAAGCGTTGAAACGGAACAGAAAGATTCAAATGGTATACTTGATACAATCAATGAAGATGGCGAAGACGATAacgatgaggatgaggagaaAGGCGACGATAAAGATATTTTCACGGATGCATCACAGGGTGATATCGATGATAAAGATATTTCGTCTGATAAACTTAAGGCGGAAGACATAGGTGATGCGTGA
- a CDS encoding uncharacterized protein (BUSCO:EOG092604ZZ), with protein MDQEKVKGKKVAFNQKSGVPSPLIPETTLDASSQRIFLISVFVLAQAWKIYDLYILRNDDLRKVLLNKQILYFVSPEVFFFIKYCFIDCSLLIANFILKVPRLTLGALTFITAAASLSTIDFVLAFNVGFPTFVFGIPSILKQLSFSRELAINENFVDPLIDQSSHFKGRKTLRFAPDSSIQLNPYEDHFCLQAIYKKPVEVPIAYETSAGLKLLQISYKDLNNGISTLNYTGRDLKRLLVKNTPSSGEYDPAASEYHMLKLPIGRPGSYSIKSAIDGKGKQIKQHRSTMIIPVCPEASFNDGQTKDKCVGDLLGDLSINVLGVPPFTLYYEEEINGELSHIPKSILVPEEDDFFSPLLSKELYTGQKQKSLPRFSRTDLRDISWAKSRSIDVSIGKRSIEKSGNYIYTIGKVIDGFGNIVEYVPDGTDSGTFRSVKSHPLPTISLVNTEPNIPILQQHEKYLEVKLNNVPCMSCEAPYTVVFKYVPEGNGASEQKPEIFSKIFDFRTPARILAARPGTYSIETASSKYCECKLGTSTLSITQAKIPAVDIGLERIVDKCVGTTGFKFNFEFMGSAPFRIGYQISRLDPSNPQRTISLEKKGSIYSESTVNEYEFDPPSEGSFAIEFLSLSDKYYHDKVKFVNHEHRYVTYFKQRPKAYFSRTNKVRQVSACNGGSANMSLHLEGKAPFDVTYSLISPDYKIESYQLYNISEPVVFLTTSVLSKGGEYVLSLRNVSDSSNCPVDFKGQEVHIHVRNDIPLLDFSTTHNYSLVQGKELAVPLKLDSDHEIDLTYMYTSFDGHKKTKTSTINPVDGLSVVDEGTYSLLSFHQDGCPGKVGPANSISVKYLDKPYITIIDKSDEPTNQNNGAFRVRDICENSDGVVNLRASGVGPFVIQYSVRYPNGVVENKRQQQPNRNFAVQLKTSESGKYVWTIRGIYDSIYTEKVLNNLERRGIYHFKPIRVESVVNPLPQAIITNKNNKLQTCISALKSQKDIKPIQLSLSGKLPMDVKFTLVHDQENKAESIWLRHLETRTVNVNALYEYMNLGTYYISVAEVRDANGCVSTDNNDEKLTIQVNDVPKIRHLIEESSVISDHGQRKLEQADMEGDTEVNYYCVGDYINYMLSGVPPFTVYYEFNGLKQVVKVKSNYFRRRAPESGELNILAVSDSSSKNCIANFTEDTRNDLKVKVFDLPSVEIDSGESDEEDIYEGDQANITLRFIGHAPFKVTYVRKDLSEEGKIVETEVIDNIMENQYQFSANMEGTYEAIEIQDAYCIARNNQI; from the coding sequence ATGGACCaggaaaaagtaaaagggaaaaaggTGGCTTTTAACCAGAAATCTGGTGTGCCATCTCCATTGATTCCTGAAACTACGTTAGATGCTTCGTCACAAAGAATATTTCTAATATCGGTTTTTGTTCTTGCACAAGCTTGGAAAATCTAtgatttatatattttacgGAATGATGATCTTCGAAAGGTGTTGTTAAATAAACAGATTCTGTATTTTGTGTCACCAGAggtcttcttttttatcaaatattgCTTTATAGACTGCTCATTACTGATTGCTAACTTCATTCTTAAAGTTCCTAGACTAACGTTGGGAGCACTAACATTTATTACTGCGGCAGCATCACTCAGTACGATTGATTTTGTTTTGGCATTTAATGTTGGCTTTCCGACTTTTGTTTTCGGCATTCCCTCCATTCTCAAAcaactttcattttcaaggGAACTTGCtattaatgaaaattttgtgGACCCTCTCATCGATCAATCATCACATTTcaagggaagaaaaactCTTAGGTTTGCACCAGATTCGTCTATTCAGCTGAATCCATATGAAGatcatttttgtttgcaGGCCATTTATAAGAAACCAGTGGAAGTTCCCATTGCATACGAAACTTCTGCTGGGTTAAAGCTGCTTCAAATCTCATATAAAGATCTTAATAACGGTATTTCGACTTTGAACTATACCGGTAGGGATCTTAAAAGATTACTTGTCAAAAATACTCCTTCTTCTGGTGAATATGATCCTGCCGCTAGCGAATATCATATGCTAAAGCTCCCAATCGGAAGACCTGGTTCTTACTCTATTAAATCTGCAATTGATGGTAAGGGGAAGCAGATCAAACAACATAGATCAACAATGATCATACCCGTTTGTCCAGAAGCATCTTTCAATGACGGGCAAACTAAAGACAAATGTGTTGGCGATCTACTAGGTGACCTTTCCATCAATGTGTTGGGCGTTCCACCGTTCACATTATATTACGAGGAAGAAATTAACGGAGAGCTTTCGCACATTCCAAAATCCATATTAGTTCCAGAGGAGGACGACTTTTTCTCTCCACTTCTTTCCAAGGAATTGTATACGGGACAAAAGCAAAAGTCCTTACCACGATTCAGTAGAACCGATTTAAGAGATATTTCATGGGCTAAGAGTAGAAGCATCGATGTCTCTATAGGCAAGCGTTCTATAGAAAAGTCTGGAAATTACATTTATACAATAGGTAAAGTGATTGATGGATTTGGTAACATAGTTGAATATGTTCCTGATGGTACTGATAGCGGTACCTTCCGCTCAGTAAAGTCACATCCATTACCTACTATCAGTCTTGTGAACACAGAACCTAACATTCCAATTTTACAGCAGCATGAAAAATACCTTGAGGTTAAACTCAACAATGTCCCATGTATGAGTTGTGAAGCCCCATATACTGTTGTTTTTAAGTATGTTCCAGAGGGCAATGGAGCTTCCGAGCAGAAACCAGAGATATTTAGCAAAATATTCGATTTTAGAACCCCGGCAAGAATACTAGCAGCCAGACCCGGGACGTATTCAATTGAAAcagcatcttcaaaatattgtGAATGTAAACTTGGTACCTCAACTTTGAGTATTACCCAGGCTAAGATACCTGCAGTGGACATAGGGCTGGAAAGGATCGTGGACAAATGTGTCGGAACTACAGGATTCAAGTTCAACTTCGAGTTTATGGGAAGTGCACCATTCAGGATTGGATACCAAATTTCGAGGCTTGATCCTTCCAACCCACAAAGAACAATTTCTTTAGAGAAAAAGGGTTCCATATATTCAGAATCAACAGTTAATGAGTATGAGTTTGATCCTCCATCAGAAGGTAGCTTTGCCATTGAATTCTTGTCTCTAAGTGATAAGTATTATCATGACAAAGTTAAGTTTGTGAATCATGAGCATAGATATGTGACTTATTTCAAACAGAGGCCAAAAGCGTACTTTTCTAGAACCAACAAAGTGCGACAAGTGAGTGCATGTAATGGTGGCAGTGCTAATATGAGTCTTCATCTTGAGGGTAAGGCACCATTTGATGTGACTTACAGTTTGATTTCTCCGGACTACAAAATAGAGTCATATCAATTATATAATATCTCCGAGCCAGTTGTATTCTTAACGACTTCTGTCCTAAGTAAAGGAGGTGAGTATGTTTTGAGTTTGAGAAACGTTTCTGACTCTTCCAATTGTCCGGTCGACTTTAAGGGTCAAGAAGTGCATATTCATGTGAGAAATGATATTCCTCTACTTGATTTCTCTACGACACATAACTATTCGTTAGTTCAGGGTAAAGAACTTGCAGTTCCATTAAAATTAGATTCTGACCACGAAATCGACCTAACGTATATGTATACTTCATTTGACGGTCataagaaaacaaaaacttcGACAATAAATCCAGTCGATGGACTTTCAGTGGTTGACGAAGGTACTTATTCATTGTTATCATTTCATCAGGATGGTTGCCCAGGTAAGGTGGGGCCTGCAAATAGTATATCAGTGAAATATTTAGACAAGCCATACATTACTATAATTGATAAGAGTGATGAACCTACCAATCAAAATAATGGTGCATTCAGGGTGAGGGACATATGCGAAAATTCAGATGGTGTTGTCAACCTTCGAGCTTCCGGAGTTGGTCCGTTTGTCATACAATATTCTGTCAGATATCCGAATGGAGtagttgaaaataaaaggcAACAACAGCCAAATAGGAATTTTGCTGTTCAACTTAAAACATCGGAGAGTGGAAAGTATGTGTGGACCATTCGTGGAATATACGATTCTATATATACGGAAAAGGTTCTGAATAACCTCGAGAGAAGAGGGATATATCATTTCAAACCAATTCGCGTTGAGAGTGTGGTTAATCCTTTGCCTCAAGCAATTATAacgaataaaaataataagcTCCAGACTTGCATTTCGGCACTTAAATCTCAGAAGGACATCAAGCCGATTCAACTTTCACTATCAGGAAAACTCCCAATGGATGTGAAATTTACATTAGTTCATGACCAGGAAAACAAGGCAGAAAGCATATGGTTGAGGCATTTGGAGACAAGAACGGTGAATGTTAATGCACTCTATGAATATATGAATTTGGGAACATACTACATTTCCGTTGCAGAGGTCCGGGATGCTAATGGATGCGTTTCTACAGATAACAACGATGAAAAGCTTACAATTCAAGTGAATGACGTTCCAAAGATTAGACATCTCATTGAAGAATCATCGGTAATATCGGATCATGGCCAGAGAAAATTGGAGCAAGCTGATATGGAAGGAGATACAGAAGTTAACTATTACTGTGTTGGCGACTATATTAACTATATGTTGAGTGGGGTTCCTCCATTTACGGTCTACTATGAATTTAATGGTCTGAAACAAGTGGTAAAGGTGAAATCAAATTATTTCAGGAGAAGGGCACCTGAATCAGGTGAATTGAACATCTTAGCAGTTTCCGACTCATCCTCCAAAAattgtattgcaaattttaCGGAGGACACTAGGAATGACTTAAAGGTCAAAGTGTTTGATCTTCCATCTGTTGAAATAGATTCTGGTGAGTCGGATGAGGAGGATATATATGAAGGAGATCAGGCAAATATTACGCTAAGATTTATAGGTCATGCACCATTCAAAGTGACATATGTGAGAAAGGACTTATCGGAAGAGGGTAAAATAGTGGAGACCGAGGTCATCGACAACATCATGGAGAATCAGTATCAGTTTTCGGCGAATATGGAGGGAACTTACGAGGCAATCGAAATACAGGATGCATATTGCATCGCTAGAAACAATCAAATATAG
- the SOD2 gene encoding Superoxide dismutase [Mn], mitochondrial yields MSLAKNAARSTLSNVTRFLSTGAAPGKFTQVSLPELKWGFGELEPFISGKINELHYTKHHQTYVNGFNKAVEQQAEALATGNFKQAIALQQNVKFHGGGYLNHCLFWGNLTPQKNGGGELPSSSSALYKKIIDEYGSFDNLKKITNAKLAGVQGSGWAFVVKNTENNTVDVVQRYNQDIVSGNLVPLVAIDAWEHAYYLQYQNKKVDYFKAIWNVINWAEASKRFDEV; encoded by the coding sequence ATGTCGCTTGCTAAGAACGCCGCCAGATCAACACTTTCAAATGTTACAAGATTTCTCTCCACTGGAGCTGCACCAGGCAAATTCACACAGGTCAGCCTTCCAGAATTGAAATGGGGTTTTGGAGAATTGGAACCTTTCATATCTGGTAAGATAAACGAGCTACATTACACTAAGCACCACCAGACTTATGTCAATGGTTTTAACAAGGCTGTGGAACAGCAGGCAGAAGCATTGGCTACTGGTAATTTCAAACAAGCTATTGCATTGCAACAGAACGTGAAGTTCCACGGAGGTGGATATCTCAATCATTGCCTCTTTTGGGGTAATCTTACTCCACAGAAAAACGGTGGGGGTGAATTgccatcatcttcttctgctttgtATAAGAAAATCATTGATGAGTACGGTTCATTCGATAATTTAAAGAAGATTACCAATGCAAAATTGGCTGGTGTGCAGGGTTCCGGATGGGCATTTGTTGTCAAAAATACCGAAAACAATACTGTTGATGTCGTGCAAAGATACAACCAAGATATTGTTAGTGGAAATTTAGTTCCTTTGGTTGCAATTGATGCATGGGAGCATGCCTACTACTTGCAATATCAGAACAAGAAGGTTGACTATTTCAAAGCTATTTGGAATGTCATCAATTGGGCTGAGGCTTCAAAGAGATTTGATGAGGTCTAA